TCAGCAAGCTGGCACTAATAATCGCCCCAACAATAATCCCCACCATGAGCATCGACCAAACCACACCGACTACTTTAGAACGGTTATCTTCTTCAGATATATCCACCAATAAAGCAGCAAAGGCAGTACCGCTAGCACAAATTCCTAGACCGTATACAGCGAAAACTAAAGCCAAAAGTCCTGTCCAGCCGATTGTTTGGGTTGTCCATACCCAACTACCTGCACTATTTCCAGCAAGATTCATCTGCCACATTACTTGTACAGCTAAAAATGCTGCGATCGCAAATATTGCTGCGCCTACCCAAACATAAGCTGTGCGGTGGTATCCCCATAAAGGTTTAGCATCGGAAATCTGGCCAAACCAGATCCGTGAAGGAGCAACAAATAAAGGCAGTGCTAAAACTACTGATACCAGCGTCGCCGGAATTGCTATTTCTTGAATCATGACTCTGTTGAGTACCCCCAGAGTCAAGATTGACATCATGCTCAACCCCATCTGAAATAAACCCAGCCGGAACATGGTCAGCAGGTTTACTCTTGGCACAGATAGGGATTTTGTTTTGGTATCAAATACTTCACCGCTTGCCATAGCTACTTTTTCGTATAGTTTATAGGATTTAATTTCTCTCTTTTAATAAAGATAAACCCTACCCGCTCGAAATCAGCGAACGAAAAGTTGAAGTTGCGATGGCGTTTTGCCCCGCCAGAGGCGATCGCAATTATTTAGCAGCCAGTTATACCAACACCTTGATTAGCGTATGCTTCAGCCAAGTTATGATTAATTTTGATGGCTTGTGAGAAATCAGGTTTTTAGGATGAAGTAGTGAAACGAGACTCCATTTACTATCAAATTTTTAAGCGGTTTCCTCGGTTACTCTTTGAACTGGTAGATCACCCTCCTCTTCAAGGGCAAAACTATCGATTTGAATCACCTGAAGTCAAAGAAACCGCTTTTCGCATCGATGGTGTGTTTTTACCTCCAGAGGATGCAACATCGAAGGTAATCTTTTTTGCTGAAGTTCAATTTCAAAAGGATGAAGCCCTCTACCATCGGTTCTTTACTGAGTCGCTGATGTACCTGAACCGGAATCGTTCTCAGTACGATGACTGGTTCTGTGTGGTAATTTTTTCATCACGCTCTTTGGAGCCAAGGGATCAACAAACTCATCGAATATTTCTTAACAGCGACCAAGTGCAGCGAATCTATTTAGATGAGCTAGGCGCGACTAATCAGCAGCCAATAGGTATCAACTTGATGCAGTTGACTCTAGCATCGGATGAAGTGATGGCACAGCAAGCAAAGCAATTAATTGAGCGAGTAAAATTAGAAGAAACGGACACACTGCCGCAAAACGAAATACTAGACATCATCACCACAATTGCCGTTTATAAGTTTTCTTCGTTGAGTAGAGAGGAAGTTGAAGCTATGCTAGGACTGACTTTGGAACAAACAAGGGTTTATCAGGAAGCGAAAGCCGAAGGTCGAGAAGAAGGTCGAGAAGAAGGTCGGGAGGAAGGTCGAGAAGAAGGTCGAGAAGAACGGGAAGCTGAAATGTTGAAACTTACCGTACCTTTGTTACTAAAAACAGGGATGAGTATGGAGCAGATTGCTCAACACCTCAATGTTGATATAGAAGACGTTCAGCTTGCCGCACAGTCAAGCACATAGAATGGTCATTTCACGTCTGTTGTCATATTTTTGCAAAATGAGGAGAGCTTGATTAAAATCCTCAATTGCCTTTTTATGGTTTTCAGAGCGATCGCGCCAAAATGTGACAAATTAAGATGCTCATGATTTTATCAAAGAGTAAATAAATCCTCTGTTTAAGTTGCTAGATTCTTCACTTCATTGAAAAGCAGACGCTACAGAGGTTAGAGAGCTTTGTTTTGGTATCAAATACTTCACTGCTTGCCATAGCTAATTTTTTGGATGGCGATGATGCGATCGCGCCAAAATGTTACAGATGGATGTAAGATACTCATTACTTCATCGGAACTGGGACTTGCTAGCAGAAGACCCAGTATCTAACCTTTACATAGCCCCTCTATTCCACCCAAAAGCACCGTAAATGATACCTCTTCGGTACTTTATAGCTTGTCCTGTAAGCATTGGGTTAAATCTTGCTGGGCATTAAAATGCTGGTGTCATAATTTGCGATCGCTATCTAGATGTAGCATTCACATCTCAATATTTTAAACTTTCTTAAGGTTGTCAGGGATATGGAAGAAATATTAAATCAATACTGTAAACAAGATACTCCTGGTCTGCTTCTCCTGAGTATGCCAACTGGTTCTGGTAAAACCTACAACGTTCTAAAGTTTATACATTCTAATTACAAGGAGTTTGTCAAGCAAGAGAGAAAGATTCTGTTTATTACCAACCTCAAGAAGAACTTACCTACTGACGAACTCAAGAAACTTTTTATCGACAATGGAGATGAGGAAGATTTTGAGAAATATTTTCTTTTTATAGATTCTAATGTAGATACTGTTATCAATAGCTTACTTGAAATTGATAACCAAATTCCTGATCAATTTAGAACTGAAATATATTTAGAACTAAAAAAAGATATAGAGCTACTCCAAAATGAACAATTGCCTAGCAGCTTTAAAGAAAAGATTAAAATAGATATTCGTAAAAATGTTGAGCCTGCATTCCGAGATATTATTCAGAAAACGTTGACCAAGAATTTTTCAACAAAAAAAGCTCGTTTGTTGGCTATAAAGAATAATCAAGACTACCAATGGATTGGAGAACTTTATCCTGCCGTATTTACAGATGAGAAAACCATCTTATTTCTTAGTATAGATAAGTTCGTCGCTCAAAATTCAACACTTGTGGAACCATCATATTACTTTTATGAGCGGTTGATTAATGAGTCAGTTATTTTTATTGATGAGTTCGATACTACCAAAGATGCTGTACTCAAAAATATTATTAAGTCTGGATTACGGCATCGGGTGGATCTTATTGATTTATTTTTGAACATTCATAATCATCTGATGCAAACCGAATGCCCTGAAGTACTTCTGCAAGAATCAAACTGGCGAAAGAAAAAATCTTCAGGTAAAAATTGGCTATCTCTACGAGAGCAAATTGAATCATTGCGAGAAAAAGCCAACTATATATTTAATAAATATGAATTACAGCATATTTGTAAATCTCAGAATGAATTTTCAACTAAGGAAAGAAACTTTCTTTTTTATGATTATAAATTCCATAATGTTCTGGCTCGTAATCAACATGTAGAGATTATTGGAGATATAGATAGTCGTACAAATTGGATTAAAGCCTTTGATATTAAACATCAAAAATCAGGTATTGACATACAGGAATTACTGAGTAGCATTACAGGATATTTATCCTATTTTCAGACAGGAGTTAAATACTTAGCAAATAACTATCGCCGTTTAAAAGAAGAAGATAAAGGTGGTAAGGAAACTTTTCCAATGAAATTAGCTATTCAGACAGTTCTTAATAATTTCCACCTTAAAGATGTTGAATTTTTAACCAATAGAATTCTTGAAGATGATTTACCTTATGGCTTACAACCCTATCAAGGATCAATACAAAGTCAGAATTTTTATGATACAGGGTTTCGTTACTACGATATCGTCGATAGCGATGAGCATGATACATTATCAAAAATATATATGTTTAACTTCAGCCGTACACCTGAATCTTTTTTAGCTGGAGTTTGCTCAAAGGCTTTTGTAGTGGGTATTTCAGCTACTGCCGGACTTTATACAAATATTGGCAATTATGATCTAGAGTATTTAAAATCTCGTTTAGGAGATTCATTTATACGTATTAAAGATGATGCGCTTGTTAAACTGAAAAATGTATATAACGAAGCAACTCAAGGCTATGATAAAGTCTCTATAAAAACTCAATTTATTGGGACAGATTCACAAGAACAAGCAATCAAACAGCTTGAAGAGCTTTTGAATGATCGAGAAGCAGCCCAGGATTTATGGAATACTCTTCTTCATACCATTACTGATGAGAAGGAGGAAAGTATCAAGTTTGCATTTTGCCGTTATGTCAGAGCTTTAACTGCATGGCAATATTTTTTAGATCATCCTGATTGTCATGCGTTCCTTTGTCTTTTCAATAAATTACCAAAGCCTTCCGATCCAAAATTCGACCTGCATATATTGCATAAATATGCGGAACTTTTATTAGAAAGTCATCAAAATAATATTGATAGTTCTGTAGCTGATACATTCTTTGTACTTAGTAGTAATAATTTTGATGCAAACAAGGAACAACTGCTCAATGAACTAAAAGATAATAAACGCCGATTTATTATTTCTGCATACCAAACCATTGGCGTTGGACAAAATTTACAATTCTCGATTCCTTCAGGGATAGAGCCAATACATATCAACAGCTTTTCTAAGGATTCAAATATGGATATTAACGGAATTTATTTAGATAATCCAACAAATATTCTTGTTAATATCTTTGAAAATAATATAGATGACGATAAGTTTATAAAATATATTTTTCAATTAGAATTTATTCGAGAAAACGGAGATTTTTCACTCAACCAGTTTAAAAGCAAGTTGGATGAAGCGTTTTACAGATATATAAACAGATATAAACCTAGACGCAAGGCTGAGGACTTTATCAACCCATACAATACAAACGCTTATTCACGCTACTTAAATAAAATCATTATTCAGGCATTGGGTCGAATATGTCGTACCAATATGAAAGCTCCAACAATTCATATTCTTGCTGACGCTTCTATCCGAAAACATTTAATTGGATTTTCTCTGCCAGAAGATGTAATTCCTATTCGTGAATATACTGCTCTCCTTGAATCAGCAGGTGAATCACCTAACCAATCTGAAGATTTAATAGAAGCACAGAACCGTGCATCTCATAAAAGTAATCAAACTGCTACTTATATACGTCGCCAACTGAGTACGCCGTGGACAAAACAGAGTGTTAAAAAGTGGCAAGAACTAAGAGAACAAGTTCTTTATCAACCAAGTATTGTAAAAGAGTCAGAATGCAATATTAACTGGAATAATATTTACCTGCATTTGCCAAAATCTGCCGATTCATATTATTTTTCACATGAAAATGACTATGATGATATCGAAGTTTTCTTTTCTGATAACTACGGGAAAAGGGAAGTTAAAGAAGTAAGCGAAGAAACTGCCCGTCTTTCAGAGTTGATGAAAATTGATACTTTACATAAATTGTTCACTGATTCTGGTTGGGCAACAAAATTTCCTAAATCTCAACTAATGCTGACCCCTCCCATGTTCAACAATATTTATAAAGGGGCATTAGGCGAAGTATGTGGGAAACATATTTTTCAAAACCTCTTAAAGATTCCCTTACTAGAACTGAATATAGATGAATTTGAACTCTTTGACTTTAAAACAGAGCAAAATATCTATATAGACTTCAAGCTATGGAATGATCGGGTTGCAGTAAAAGCTGATGAAATAATCGAAAAAATCTGTGGAAAAATGGAGATTGTTGAAGCAGAAAAAGTTTTTGTTATCAACATTCTTGGTTCTTCTAACACTCCTTTTATTCCGATTCCATCATTTGACGGAAAAATTATAGAGATTCCCTATCTCTGTAAAAATGATAAGATTGATGATTTTGCACTTAAATTTATTGTGAATGAGTTTTTGAAATGAGCATTCTTACAAATAGACTGAAGGTAAATTTTCATATTGATGCTATTGAACGAGATTTTGTTTTTATCCGCTTCAAACGAGACAAAAATGGCAAATGGTGGGGAGCAGAAGAATTGGATTGCATTATAGGCGACGATTATCAAGCTATGTCCGTTGGATATGCTCAATATGCCTATGCCATGTTTGATAAAAAATCGAATGATACTTACGCATTACTTCAAAAACTTAAAACCGATCCTAAATTTGCTAGTGTATCTGCAATTGAGGTAAAATCCCAGGCTGTTTATACTGGAAATGATGAATGTATATGTGAAGTAACACTTGCCCGCTTATTAATTAACTCTCTAGGCTCATCACGCTCTAAATTTAAACATCTACATTTCTCAAATCTGACGGGAGCATTACTTAAAGTCCCTCCATTAAAAGATAAACTTTATGATGCGATTGGTGTTGCTGAAATCACTCTTAGTAGTGATGAGAGCAAAAAAAATGAATTTTTATTGAAAGTTAGTGTCCCCACTTATCGAAAAAAGGTATCTATATTAAAAGAATATAAAGGTACGGCAGAATTAAAAAAAATTCTTAAAAGACCTGAATATGTGTTCCATAGTGGCACAGGAACTCTGAGAAGATGGCTTCCATCTGATGGTAAAGATACAGATCCTACAAAGTCTTACATAAAATGTAAGAAACAAGGTGAAAAGCGTCATACTAATTTTCTCGAATTTGGAAGTATAGAGAAATTTGAGAAAAGCCGAGCAGGTATTTTGTTTCAAGTTTTCAATAGTATTCAAGAATATCTATGTGAATACATGAGTGTTAATTTTTCCACTCTTGAAATTGATCGCAGCATTGAACTCCAAAATACTTTGCTTAAAAGTCCAAAACAACTTCACTCAAAACTAGATGGTCAAGCCATACATATAGTTGATAGAGTTAATGATGAAGATTCTACTAATTTAGTAATTACACTGAAAGAATTTCTTCTTCCTTATATCACTGACGAAAAACTAATTACCGTTAGTAAACGTGATAAAGAAAACACTCTAAATTTTAGAATTATACATGATGCCGAATTTTATGAAAAAAGAGGGCAAAAGGACGAATACCTCCCTTCAACAGATAAATTTCAGCGACAAAATCTGACAATTGAATCAACTAAAAATGTCTCTAAGCCTATTGTTAAAACAATTATAAAGGAACAGCTTATAAAGCGTGATGTTAGCTCTCGAACATTGAACTTGTTTGATTGGGGTAAACTTCAACTAAAAGGAATTTGGACTTTTGCTGCTTGGGATGAAGATACAGACCACGTAATTTTTATGGAAATTCAACCAAATGGTAATTTTGAATTTTACGAAATAGATGGTCAAGATATATTACTTCACTGGCAAAAGTTTGATAAATATAGAAAATTCATGACGGCGGGTAGCTCAGGAGATAAAATCGAGACATTAGAAGGTCTTGTTATTTCTGATGCTGGTGATATAAATCAGATATTTATAACTGATGAAATCAGTATTCCTGACCTTTCTAAAATTGAAGCTATTCTCAAGGAAGTCGAAACTGAACTTCCCGAAGACAAGGGAAGTGGAGATGAGCTAGCTGATATAGTTGAAGAATTTTTACAAGAAGCATCTGACCTAGATGTTGAAAAATTGAAATTATTCTCATCGGAACTTAGAAAAATTGGTAATCAACCTATATCAAAACGAGATTTTAAGCGTTTACTCGCACAGTATTTGGGGACAACAAAGAAGGTAGGAGATAAAAATATTGATGTTAGTAGTACAAGTGAGGCTATTCGTTTTAGAGATTACCTTCTCGACAAACATGAAATTCGATTGAAGTTCCCCCAGGATAACCAGAGCAAAGAAGATTTATTCGACGCTTCTCTTAACATAAAATATTTTGGTGAAACTGAAAAAGAAGCTTATTACCTTGTTGGAGATCGAAGAGATAATGTGCAATTCCATTTTAAAGATGCTTGCCATCTCCGTAAAATAGTTGCGGTGAATGGCTCAAAACTGATATTCAGACAACTGCTTGAAACTATGGATGTTGATTTTGTTCGTACAGGGCAAAGTACCGTAATCCCTTTTCCATTTAAGTATATTAGGGAGTATAAAAATTTTGGCGTTGCTAAATGACTGTATAAATCAGTATTAATCAACTGCAACAACTATTACTTTGACGCATTATATCTTATGTTTTATTAGACCCCAATACACGGAGAAACAGTGTTTAAATAAACCCAATAGTAATACTGACTAGAGTTATGGTATTGTTCTGTAACTTTATTTGACGCAATCAAGCCACATAAAAATATCAATATGAAAATGTGGTTTTAACTACGCTATTCCATTGAATTAGTAAGATAAACTTGCTGTATGTATGTCCTCAAAATACTTACCTTCATCTAGTAAAAAAACAGGCATAAGCAATGAGCAAAGAAGTAGTCAAAGTAATATTATGGGAAGAAAATCAAAAAGATTTTCTCAAAAAGTTCTACGATCTTCAATTTACTCCCAGAGTAGGAGAGGAAGTTTACTTAAAAAAGGAGAGATGGAAAGTAACCAGAGTTGAACATGATTTGGAAATTAGCGAGATTAATGTCTACATGGAATTAATCAAAAAAGCCAAGCAGGAGAAATCATCTAATTCATAAATAAAATTAAATACACTTAAGTATCATAAAAGGGAGGTTATTAGCCTCCCTCAATTCTTAAGTTGTGTAGCAGCTTATTATTAAATGAGAGCGCAAAATTAAAAATAAAGGTAATCCTGTCTGTTAAATTTAGCTGCGTAACAGCTTACTGTCGTTACTGAAAACGAATTTTAAGAAGTTGGCGATCGCACTCCAGCAACTACAATGAAGGTACAACACTAGTTGTACCTCCAAAGGCTAATAAAATGAAACGGACACTCTATATTCCTGATGAGTTGTGGACACAACTTGACCAATACTTAAAAGACCACCCAGAGCAAAATCCATCTAGTGTTGTACAGGCAGCACTGGCAGAAAAGTTACGTCCTAAAAATGGTTCAAAGCTACTATCGCTAGCTGGAATCGTAGAAAATGCTCCTACAGATGCTTCAGTTAATGAAGACTATTTAATACAAGGATGAAGCGTATCGTTTTGGATGCAGGCCCCCTGATTGCCTTGGTTTCTGTCCGAGATGACTACCATCAGGAATGCAAAACAGGTTTTAATAAGTTACCAGAATTGTTTGGTGAGGTTATAACCCCTCTACCAGTGCTGTTTGAAGTTTACAAGTTTGTGTTGCGAGAACAATCGAGCCGTGCTGCAATGACTGCACTAAGAGTCATTAGTGAGAACACAGTGACTGTACCAGTGAGCATGGAAATGTTTCAGGAGATTTACAGCATGGTTCGCCAGATACCACACTGGCAAGGAAGTTTAGAGGATGCCTCTGTTGTAGCGGTAGCTCAACTTTATGACGCTAGTGTTTGGACGTTGGATTACAGAGATTTGAGTTGGTTCAAAAGTCTGGAATTGTGGACATCATAATCGTTACACAGGTCAGTTGAAACATTTTCAGCTTGAGCTATGGTGTCCAATGCCCCACACCCAATCTTGTCTGTAACGATACACTATAAAAGTAAAGAAATGTAAATAAATCAAATTTTGCAACCGTGGAAAACATCACATTGGGGCAAAATGGCCCATCTGTTACGCCCTTGTGCATCGGCACTTGGGCTTGGGGTGATAAACTATTTTGGAATTATGGCGATCGCTATGGCCCAGAACAGTTACAAGAAGCCTTTACCGCAGCCTTAGAAGCTGGTATTACGTTCTTTGATACTGCCGAAGTCTACGGAATGGGACTATCAGAGAAATTTTTGGGACAATTTCTGCAACAGACACAACAACCCGTACAAATCGCCACAAAATTTGGCCCCCTACCGTGGCGATTTACAGCCCAATCCGTCTCTGATGCTTTAACAGCCAGCCTCAAACGGCTACAACTGGAGCGAATCGCTCTGTATCAAGTGCATTGGCCTTTTGCCTTCTTTTTAAGTCAAGAAACTTTGATGAATGCCCTAGCCGATGAAGTGAAGCGGGGGAGAATTGCCGCAGTTGGTGTGAGTAATTACT
This portion of the Nostoc sp. GT001 genome encodes:
- a CDS encoding Rpn family recombination-promoting nuclease/putative transposase: MKRDSIYYQIFKRFPRLLFELVDHPPLQGQNYRFESPEVKETAFRIDGVFLPPEDATSKVIFFAEVQFQKDEALYHRFFTESLMYLNRNRSQYDDWFCVVIFSSRSLEPRDQQTHRIFLNSDQVQRIYLDELGATNQQPIGINLMQLTLASDEVMAQQAKQLIERVKLEETDTLPQNEILDIITTIAVYKFSSLSREEVEAMLGLTLEQTRVYQEAKAEGREEGREEGREEGREEGREEREAEMLKLTVPLLLKTGMSMEQIAQHLNVDIEDVQLAAQSST
- a CDS encoding PIN domain-containing protein; protein product: MKRIVLDAGPLIALVSVRDDYHQECKTGFNKLPELFGEVITPLPVLFEVYKFVLREQSSRAAMTALRVISENTVTVPVSMEMFQEIYSMVRQIPHWQGSLEDASVVAVAQLYDASVWTLDYRDLSWFKSLELWTS